The following proteins are encoded in a genomic region of Nycticebus coucang isolate mNycCou1 chromosome 17, mNycCou1.pri, whole genome shotgun sequence:
- the LOC128568683 gene encoding zinc finger CCHC domain-containing protein 10-like, which yields MATLMHRLTARRQAEANKQHVRCQKCLEFGHWTYECTGKRKYLHRPSGTAELKKALKEKENRLLLQQSFGETNVERKTKKKRSKSITSSSSSSSGSSASDSSSDSEETSTSSSSEDSDTEESSSSSSSSASSTSYSSSSDSDSDSSSSSSSSTSTDSSSDDEPPKKKKKK from the coding sequence ATGGCGACTCTCATGCATCGGCTCACAGCCCGGAGACAAGCTGAAGCAAATAAGCAACATGTAAGATGCCAAAAATGCTTGGAATTTGGACATTGGACTTATGAAtgcacaggaaaaagaaaatatctgcataGGCCTTCAGGAACAGCAGAACTAAAGAAagctttgaaagaaaaagaaaacaggttgcTGTTACAGCAAAGCTTTGGAGAAACTAATGTAGaaagaaagaccaagaaaaaaaggTCTAAAAGCATAACCAGTTCCAGTAGCAGTAGCAGTGGCAGTTCAGCCAGTGATTCTTCATCGGACAGTGAAGAAACGTCTACCTCATCCTCCTCAGAAGACAGTGACACAGAAGAAAGCTCCTCTAGTTCATCATCTTCAGCCTCCTCCACAAGCTATTCCTCCTCCTCTGATTCAGACTCAGATTCCAGCTCTTCTAGTAGCAGCAGCACCAGCACAGATAGCAGCTCTGATGATGAAccaccaaagaagaagaaaaagaaatag